One Mycolicibacterium pulveris genomic region harbors:
- a CDS encoding amidohydrolase family protein produces the protein MNKDEMILVSVDDHIVEPPDMFKNHLPKKYLDEAPRLVHNADGSDTWQFRDVVIPNVALNAVAGRPKEEYGLEPQGLDEIRPGCWQVDERIKDMNAGGILGSMCFPSFPGFAGRLFATEDQEFSLALVKAYNDWHVEEWCGAYPARFIPMTLPVIWDPVQCAKEIRRNAARGVHSLTFTENPAAMGYPSFHDFDHWKPMWDALVDTETVLNVHIGSSGRLAITAPDAPMDVMITLQPMNIVQAAADLLWSRPIKEYPTLKIALSEGGTGWIPYFLERVDRTFEMHSTWTGQDFGGKLPSEVFREHFLTCFIADPIGVATRDRIGVDNICWEADYPHSDSMWPGAPEQLHEVLSANHVPDDEINKMTYQNAMRWYHWDPFTHIPKDQATVGALRKAAEGHDVSIKALSNHEKGTRGDALHAAARGNSGEN, from the coding sequence ATGAATAAGGACGAGATGATCTTGGTCAGTGTTGATGATCACATCGTCGAGCCGCCGGATATGTTCAAGAATCATCTGCCCAAGAAGTATTTGGATGAGGCGCCGCGGTTGGTGCATAACGCCGATGGGTCGGATACCTGGCAGTTTCGTGATGTGGTGATTCCGAATGTGGCGTTGAATGCGGTGGCGGGTCGTCCCAAGGAGGAGTACGGCCTGGAGCCGCAGGGGTTGGATGAGATCCGGCCGGGGTGTTGGCAGGTTGATGAGCGCATCAAGGATATGAATGCCGGCGGGATTTTGGGGTCGATGTGCTTTCCGTCGTTTCCGGGGTTTGCCGGGCGGTTGTTTGCCACCGAGGATCAGGAGTTTTCGCTGGCGTTGGTCAAGGCCTACAACGATTGGCATGTTGAGGAGTGGTGTGGGGCCTATCCGGCGCGGTTTATTCCGATGACGTTGCCGGTGATCTGGGATCCGGTGCAGTGTGCCAAGGAGATCCGGCGCAATGCTGCGCGTGGGGTGCATTCGTTGACGTTCACCGAGAACCCGGCGGCGATGGGTTATCCCAGCTTCCACGACTTCGACCATTGGAAGCCGATGTGGGATGCGCTGGTGGACACCGAGACGGTGCTCAACGTGCACATCGGGTCTTCGGGGCGGTTGGCGATCACCGCGCCGGATGCGCCGATGGATGTGATGATCACGCTGCAGCCGATGAACATCGTGCAGGCCGCCGCCGATCTGTTGTGGTCGCGCCCGATCAAGGAGTACCCGACGCTCAAGATCGCCTTGTCGGAGGGCGGCACGGGCTGGATTCCGTACTTTTTGGAGCGGGTGGATCGCACCTTTGAGATGCATTCGACCTGGACCGGTCAGGACTTCGGCGGCAAGCTGCCCTCAGAAGTGTTCCGCGAGCACTTCTTGACCTGCTTTATCGCTGATCCGATCGGGGTGGCCACCCGCGACAGGATCGGGGTGGACAACATCTGCTGGGAGGCCGACTACCCGCACAGTGACTCGATGTGGCCCGGGGCCCCCGAACAACTGCACGAGGTGCTCAGCGCCAACCACGTCCCCGACGACGAAATCAACAAGATGACCTACCAAAACGCCATGCGCTGGTATCACTGGGACCCCTTCACCCACATCCCCAAAGACCAAGCCACCGTCGGCGCCCTACGCAAAGCCGCCGAAGGCCACGACGTCTCCATCAAAGCCCTCTCCAACCACGAAAAGGGCACCCGCGGAGACGCATTGCACGCCGCCGCGCGAGGTAACTCCGGCGAGAACTAG
- a CDS encoding carbon starvation CstA family protein, which produces MASFTTESDRIEETRGDVTYIRTDKDLPPVAIIDRSPITAKHRIIFGVIAVLGAISWAVIAFFRGETVNAVWFVIAAICTYVIGFRFYARLIEMKVVRPRDDHATPAEIFQNNTDYMPTDRRVLFGHHFAAIAGAGPLVGPVLAMQMGYLPGTIWIIIGAVFAGCVQDFLVLSISTRRRGRSLGQMARDELGAIGGAAAIVGVLVIMVILLAVLALVVVQALAQSPWGVFSIAMTIPIALFMGVYLRFLRPGRVSEVSLIGVALLLLAVISGNWVAETSWGANWFNLSPVVLSWCLIIYGFAASVLPVWLLLAPRDYLSTFMKVGTIALLAVGILLARPIMEAPAVSNFATAGTGPVFAGSLFPFLFITIACGALSGFHSLIASGTTPKLLEKESQMRLIGYGGMMTESFVAIMALITAAILNPHLYFAINAPAASTGGTAETAAAYVNSLPIGGEPITAEQIAQAAQDVGEETIVSRTGGAPTLAFGMSEVLSKVFGGDTFKAFWYHFAIMFEALFILTTVDAGTRVARFMLSDGMSNLGGPLRKLKDPSWRVGAWICSIIVVAAWGSILLMGVTDPLGGINTLFPLFGIANQLLAAIALTVVTVVVIKKGHLKWAWIPGIPLLWDLVITLTASWQKIFSGDSRVGYWTQHFAYRAAQEQGLQSFGAAKNPDQISDVVRNTFIQGTLSIVFAVLVVIVFITGVIMVLRVLRGTATPTTEDDPVPSRIFGPSGLIATKYEKEVQKQWDALPKSSAGSVGTGAHT; this is translated from the coding sequence ATGGCATCTTTCACCACCGAATCCGACCGGATCGAGGAAACCAGAGGCGATGTCACCTATATCCGCACCGACAAGGATTTGCCTCCGGTCGCGATCATCGACCGGTCCCCGATCACCGCCAAACACCGGATCATCTTCGGCGTCATCGCGGTCCTCGGCGCCATCTCCTGGGCCGTGATCGCGTTCTTCCGCGGTGAGACGGTCAACGCGGTGTGGTTCGTCATCGCGGCGATCTGCACCTACGTGATCGGGTTTCGCTTCTATGCCCGGCTGATCGAGATGAAGGTGGTCCGGCCGCGCGACGACCACGCCACTCCCGCCGAGATCTTCCAGAACAACACCGACTACATGCCGACCGACCGGCGTGTGCTGTTCGGGCACCACTTCGCCGCGATCGCAGGCGCGGGACCACTGGTCGGCCCGGTGCTGGCCATGCAGATGGGTTATCTGCCCGGCACCATCTGGATCATCATCGGGGCGGTGTTCGCCGGTTGCGTCCAGGACTTTCTGGTGCTGTCCATCTCGACGCGCCGGCGTGGCCGCTCGCTCGGCCAGATGGCTCGCGACGAACTCGGCGCGATCGGCGGGGCGGCCGCGATCGTCGGGGTCCTCGTCATCATGGTGATCCTGCTCGCCGTGCTGGCACTTGTGGTGGTGCAGGCGCTGGCGCAAAGCCCGTGGGGCGTGTTCTCGATCGCGATGACCATCCCGATCGCGCTGTTCATGGGCGTCTACCTACGCTTCCTGCGCCCCGGACGGGTGTCGGAAGTGTCGTTGATCGGTGTCGCGCTGCTGTTGCTCGCGGTTATCTCCGGCAACTGGGTCGCCGAAACGAGTTGGGGCGCAAACTGGTTCAACCTGTCCCCGGTGGTCCTGTCATGGTGTCTGATCATCTACGGCTTCGCCGCGTCGGTGCTGCCGGTGTGGCTGCTGCTGGCTCCCCGCGACTACCTGTCCACCTTCATGAAGGTCGGCACCATCGCCCTGCTCGCCGTGGGCATCCTGCTGGCCCGGCCGATCATGGAGGCGCCCGCGGTTTCCAACTTCGCGACCGCCGGCACCGGCCCGGTGTTCGCAGGCTCGTTGTTCCCGTTCCTGTTCATCACGATCGCCTGTGGTGCGCTGTCGGGATTTCACTCGTTGATCGCATCGGGCACCACACCCAAGCTGCTGGAGAAGGAAAGCCAGATGCGGTTGATCGGCTACGGCGGAATGATGACCGAGTCGTTCGTCGCGATCATGGCGCTGATCACCGCGGCGATCCTCAACCCGCACCTGTACTTCGCGATCAACGCCCCCGCCGCCTCGACGGGGGGCACCGCGGAAACCGCGGCCGCATATGTCAATTCGCTGCCGATCGGCGGCGAACCGATCACCGCGGAGCAGATCGCCCAAGCCGCCCAGGACGTCGGCGAGGAGACGATCGTGTCCAGGACCGGCGGCGCGCCGACGTTGGCGTTCGGGATGTCCGAGGTGCTCAGCAAGGTGTTCGGCGGGGACACGTTCAAGGCCTTCTGGTACCACTTCGCGATCATGTTCGAGGCGTTGTTCATCCTCACCACGGTCGACGCCGGCACTCGGGTGGCACGGTTCATGCTGTCCGACGGGATGAGCAACCTCGGCGGTCCGCTGCGCAAGCTGAAGGACCCGAGTTGGCGTGTCGGCGCATGGATCTGCAGCATCATCGTCGTCGCCGCGTGGGGCAGCATCCTGCTGATGGGCGTGACCGACCCGCTCGGTGGAATCAACACCCTGTTCCCGCTGTTCGGCATCGCCAACCAGTTGCTCGCGGCGATCGCGCTGACGGTTGTCACGGTGGTGGTGATCAAGAAGGGTCACCTCAAATGGGCGTGGATACCGGGCATTCCGCTGCTGTGGGACCTCGTGATCACCTTGACGGCGTCGTGGCAGAAGATCTTCTCTGGGGACTCCAGGGTGGGCTACTGGACGCAGCACTTCGCCTACCGCGCGGCGCAGGAGCAGGGCCTGCAGTCGTTCGGCGCGGCCAAGAACCCCGATCAGATCAGCGATGTCGTCCGCAACACGTTCATCCAGGGCACGCTGTCGATCGTGTTCGCTGTGCTGGTCGTCATCGTGTTCATCACCGGGGTCATCATGGTGTTGCGGGTGTTGCGCGGTACCGCGACGCCGACGACCGAGGATGATCCCGTGCCGTCGCGCATCTTCGGCCCGTCCGGGCTCATCGCGACCAAGTACGAGAAGGAGGTGCAGAAGCAATGGGACGCGTTACCGAAATCGTCCGCAGGATCGGTTGGTACTGGGGCACATACGTAG
- a CDS encoding acyl-CoA carboxylase subunit beta: MTKADDWEDTLGELSRRRQNAYAMGGTERLAKHHGKGKLDARARIDHLVDKGTFREFGTLVGGDIAADGIVAGSGLVDGKPVMIGAEDFTTLAGSIGPGGNAKRYRLAELALRDKVPLVMLLEGAGFRPSGEHYGRTPTDLIAQAQCSGKVPTVAGLLGPSAGHGALVAPVCDWTIMSQQGAIFTAGPPVVKESTGEEISKEDLGGPTVALASGVIHNFADDDEAVLDDIRRYLSYFPASAWSYPEPLPADEAAAPRTTDELLDIVPRGNRRVYDMRRVLDVVFDRPDWFEVQPKFGPAIICALAHLGGHPVAVVANQPQVLAGSIDADAADKAAHFIMVADSFHLPIVFLADNPGMLPGSRSEKSGVLRSGARMFAAQTAATTIKLHVTLRKAYGFGSMVMSLLGFDNQSATFAYPGATMGAMSAAALSKASHAAEDVEARLRKMEVEASFRSASHLGFDDLIHPEETRNALLSALQRAVYSRQAAPEPVARTVITP; the protein is encoded by the coding sequence ATGACCAAGGCTGACGACTGGGAAGACACGCTCGGCGAGCTTTCCCGGCGGCGTCAGAACGCGTACGCCATGGGCGGCACGGAACGACTCGCCAAACACCACGGCAAAGGCAAGCTCGACGCCCGCGCCCGGATCGACCATCTGGTCGACAAGGGCACCTTCCGCGAGTTCGGCACGCTGGTCGGCGGCGACATCGCAGCCGACGGCATCGTGGCCGGCTCCGGGCTGGTCGACGGCAAACCGGTGATGATCGGCGCCGAGGATTTCACGACGCTGGCCGGCAGCATCGGCCCCGGCGGAAACGCCAAGCGGTATCGGTTGGCGGAATTGGCGTTGCGCGACAAGGTGCCGCTGGTGATGCTGCTCGAGGGGGCGGGGTTCCGGCCCAGCGGGGAGCACTACGGTCGCACGCCGACCGACCTGATCGCCCAGGCGCAATGCTCCGGCAAGGTGCCGACGGTAGCCGGTCTGCTCGGGCCCTCCGCGGGCCACGGCGCGCTCGTCGCTCCCGTCTGCGACTGGACGATCATGAGCCAGCAGGGCGCGATCTTCACCGCGGGACCGCCCGTGGTGAAAGAGTCGACGGGCGAAGAGATCTCGAAGGAGGATCTGGGCGGGCCGACGGTCGCGCTCGCCAGCGGTGTGATTCACAACTTCGCCGACGACGATGAAGCCGTGCTCGACGATATCCGGCGTTATCTGTCGTACTTCCCCGCCAGCGCCTGGTCGTATCCCGAGCCGCTGCCCGCCGACGAGGCGGCCGCGCCGCGGACCACCGACGAGCTGCTGGACATCGTGCCGCGCGGCAACCGCCGCGTCTACGACATGCGCCGCGTCCTCGACGTGGTGTTCGACCGCCCGGACTGGTTCGAGGTGCAACCGAAGTTCGGGCCCGCGATCATCTGCGCGCTGGCGCATTTGGGCGGTCATCCGGTCGCGGTCGTGGCGAACCAGCCCCAGGTGCTCGCCGGCTCCATCGATGCGGATGCGGCGGACAAGGCGGCTCATTTCATCATGGTGGCCGACTCGTTCCACCTCCCGATCGTCTTCCTCGCCGACAACCCCGGGATGCTGCCCGGCAGCCGCTCGGAGAAGAGCGGGGTGCTGCGCAGCGGTGCCCGGATGTTCGCCGCGCAGACGGCCGCGACGACCATCAAGCTGCACGTCACGTTGCGCAAGGCCTACGGCTTCGGGTCGATGGTCATGTCGCTGTTGGGATTTGACAACCAGAGCGCGACCTTCGCCTATCCCGGCGCCACCATGGGGGCGATGAGCGCCGCCGCACTGAGCAAGGCCTCCCACGCCGCCGAAGACGTCGAGGCCCGGCTACGGAAGATGGAGGTCGAGGCGTCGTTCCGCTCAGCGAGCCACCTCGGCTTCGACGACCTGATTCATCCCGAGGAGACGCGCAACGCGCTGCTGTCGGCTCTGCAGCGGGCGGTCTACAGTCGTCAGGCCGCCCCGGAACCGGTGGCCCGCACGGTCATCACACCCTGA
- a CDS encoding cytochrome P450 gives MSTRVTDENAKVFATPTAYTDEVKLHEALTRLRSEAPVSWVDVPNYRPFWAITKHTDIMDIERDNLLFTNSPRPVLVTAEGDEQQAAIGVRTLIHMDDPEHRVMRAIGADWFRPKAMRALKLRVDELAKIHVDKMAALGPECDFVQQVAVNFPLYVIMSLLGVPEADFPLMLKLTQELFGSDDDEFKRGAEQAEQMSALLEMFEYFTALTKARREQPTEDLASAIANATVDGEPLSDIATMSYYAIVAAAGHDTTSATISGGMLALIENADQHAKLRDDLSLMPLATEEMIRWVTPVKAFMRTAAEDTAVRGVPIAAGESVLLSYVSGNRDEDVFDDPFRFDVTRDPNKHVSFGYGVHFCLGAALARMEVNSFFTELLPRLRSVELAGAPEYVATTFVGGLKHLPLRYSMS, from the coding sequence ATGAGTACGCGCGTCACGGACGAAAACGCCAAGGTGTTCGCCACCCCGACGGCCTACACCGACGAGGTGAAACTTCACGAGGCGCTGACCCGTTTGCGCTCCGAGGCCCCGGTGTCGTGGGTCGACGTACCGAACTACCGGCCGTTCTGGGCGATCACCAAACACACCGACATCATGGACATCGAACGGGACAACCTGCTGTTCACCAACTCCCCGCGCCCGGTGCTGGTGACGGCGGAGGGCGACGAACAACAGGCGGCGATCGGAGTTCGCACGCTCATCCACATGGACGACCCGGAGCATCGGGTGATGCGCGCGATCGGAGCGGACTGGTTTCGGCCGAAGGCCATGCGCGCGTTGAAGCTTCGCGTCGACGAGCTCGCCAAGATCCACGTCGACAAGATGGCGGCGCTGGGCCCCGAATGTGACTTCGTCCAGCAGGTCGCGGTCAATTTTCCGCTCTACGTCATCATGTCGCTGTTGGGGGTGCCCGAGGCCGACTTCCCGCTCATGCTCAAACTCACCCAGGAACTGTTCGGCAGCGACGACGACGAGTTCAAGCGCGGCGCCGAGCAGGCCGAGCAGATGTCGGCGCTGCTGGAGATGTTCGAGTACTTCACCGCTCTGACCAAGGCGCGTCGGGAACAGCCGACAGAGGATCTGGCCTCCGCGATCGCCAACGCCACCGTCGACGGCGAACCGCTGTCAGACATCGCCACCATGTCCTACTACGCGATCGTGGCCGCCGCCGGCCACGACACGACGAGCGCCACCATTTCGGGCGGGATGCTCGCGCTCATCGAGAACGCCGATCAACACGCCAAACTGCGAGACGATTTGAGCCTCATGCCGCTGGCGACCGAGGAGATGATCCGCTGGGTCACCCCGGTCAAGGCGTTCATGCGCACCGCCGCCGAGGACACCGCGGTGCGCGGCGTGCCGATCGCCGCGGGCGAATCGGTTCTGCTGTCTTATGTTTCGGGTAACCGCGACGAGGATGTGTTCGACGATCCGTTTCGTTTCGACGTGACGCGCGACCCGAACAAGCACGTGTCGTTCGGATACGGTGTGCACTTCTGCCTCGGCGCGGCGTTGGCGCGCATGGAGGTCAACAGCTTTTTCACCGAACTGCTGCCGCGGTTGCGATCGGTCGAGCTCGCCGGCGCCCCGGAGTACGTCGCGACGACGTTCGTCGGCGGGCTCAAGCACTTGCCGCTGCGCTATTCGATGAGCTAG
- a CDS encoding YbdD/YjiX family protein, translating into MGRVTEIVRRIGWYWGTYVGDLMGDTHYRRYVEHRMRTHPGEPVLSERDYWRMRHAAADANPGARCC; encoded by the coding sequence ATGGGACGCGTTACCGAAATCGTCCGCAGGATCGGTTGGTACTGGGGCACATACGTAGGGGACCTGATGGGCGACACCCATTACCGTCGTTACGTCGAACATCGCATGCGCACCCATCCCGGTGAGCCGGTGCTCTCCGAGCGCGACTACTGGCGGATGCGCCACGCGGCCGCCGATGCGAACCCGGGCGCGCGCTGCTGCTGA
- a CDS encoding ATP-dependent DNA ligase gives MQLLDVAAASAEVGTSSARLAKIARIADVLRQAADDPARVAIVVSWLSGELPQRQIGVGWAALRSVPDPAAEPSLTVLQVDARFTEIGQVAGKGSQARRAGLLADLFGRATDAEQTFLRRLLSGELRQGALVGVMADAVAKAADVAPAAVRRAAMLGGALPAVAAAALTDGEAGLAQFTLQVGRPVGPMLAQTAAGVGEALERLSGAAVFEAKLDGARVQIHRSGDEVAIYTRSLDDVTARLPEVVDAALAWPVTDLIADAEAIALRPDNRPHRFQVTASRFGRSVDVEAARTAQPLSVFVFDVLHLDGIDLLDLPTSERISALDTIVPDIQRVDRLVTGDVDAAQRFLDVTLAAGHEGVMAKSPTAPYEAGRRGAGWLKVKPVHTLDLVVLAVEWGSGRRTGKLSNIHLGARDPESGGFVMLGKTFKGMTDAMLEWQTARFLELADGAAQAATSETSVTDGHVVKVRPEQVVEIAFDGVQTSSRYPGGMALRFARVLRYRDDKSPAEADSIDTVRDFYQRGS, from the coding sequence GTGCAGCTGCTTGACGTCGCCGCCGCGTCGGCCGAGGTGGGCACCTCCTCGGCGCGGCTGGCCAAGATCGCCCGGATCGCCGATGTGCTGCGGCAGGCCGCCGATGATCCCGCTCGGGTGGCGATCGTCGTCTCCTGGTTGTCCGGTGAGCTTCCGCAACGCCAGATCGGAGTCGGCTGGGCGGCGCTGCGTTCGGTGCCCGACCCCGCAGCCGAGCCGTCGCTGACGGTGCTGCAGGTCGACGCGCGGTTCACCGAGATCGGGCAGGTGGCGGGCAAGGGCTCTCAAGCGCGACGGGCCGGCTTGCTCGCCGACCTGTTCGGCAGGGCCACCGACGCCGAGCAGACCTTCCTGCGCCGGTTGCTCAGCGGGGAGTTGCGCCAGGGCGCGCTGGTCGGGGTGATGGCCGATGCGGTGGCCAAAGCCGCGGACGTCGCCCCGGCCGCGGTGCGACGCGCCGCCATGCTCGGCGGTGCGCTGCCCGCCGTCGCCGCCGCTGCGTTGACGGACGGCGAGGCGGGGCTGGCACAGTTCACGCTTCAGGTCGGCCGTCCGGTCGGGCCGATGCTGGCACAGACTGCCGCCGGGGTCGGTGAAGCGCTCGAACGGCTCAGCGGCGCAGCTGTTTTCGAAGCCAAGCTCGACGGCGCCCGGGTCCAGATCCACCGTTCCGGCGATGAGGTGGCCATCTACACCCGCAGCCTCGACGACGTCACCGCACGCCTGCCCGAGGTCGTCGACGCCGCGCTGGCCTGGCCGGTGACCGACCTGATCGCCGACGCCGAGGCGATCGCGCTGCGCCCCGACAACCGTCCGCACCGGTTTCAGGTCACCGCCTCCCGGTTCGGCCGGTCGGTCGACGTCGAGGCGGCGCGGACGGCCCAGCCCTTATCGGTGTTCGTCTTCGACGTGCTGCACCTCGACGGCATTGACCTGCTGGACCTGCCCACCAGCGAGCGCATCTCCGCGCTGGACACCATCGTCCCCGACATCCAGCGGGTGGACCGCCTCGTCACCGGCGACGTCGACGCCGCCCAGCGTTTCCTGGATGTGACGCTGGCCGCGGGCCACGAAGGCGTCATGGCGAAGTCGCCGACGGCGCCGTACGAGGCCGGCCGCCGCGGCGCGGGCTGGCTCAAGGTCAAACCCGTGCACACGCTCGATCTGGTGGTGCTCGCGGTGGAATGGGGTTCGGGCCGGCGCACCGGCAAGCTGTCCAACATCCACCTCGGCGCCCGAGACCCCGAGTCCGGCGGGTTCGTCATGCTCGGAAAGACCTTCAAGGGCATGACCGACGCGATGCTGGAATGGCAGACCGCCCGGTTCCTGGAACTGGCCGACGGAGCCGCGCAGGCGGCGACATCGGAGACAAGCGTGACCGACGGGCACGTGGTCAAGGTGCGGCCCGAGCAGGTTGTCGAGATCGCGTTCGACGGCGTGCAGACCTCGTCGCGATATCCCGGCGGCATGGCGCTGCGGTTCGCCCGGGTGCTGCGCTACCGCGACGACAAGAGCCCCGCCGAGGCCGACAGCATCGACACGGTTCGCGACTTCTACCAGCGCGGGAGCTAA
- a CDS encoding LLM class F420-dependent oxidoreductase — protein MGDGADLAVDGAVSSRLADVANAAVTLERRGYDCCWTAEVNHDPFLPLVLAAEHTTRIQLGTSIAVAFARNPMTVANVGWDLQDYSKGRLMLGLGSQVQAHIEKRFSMPWSRPVARMREFVLALHAIWECWRDGTRLQFEGDFYTHKLMTPMFTPEAHSYPFPKVFIAAVGEAMTEMCGEVADGVLAHAFTTKRYFEEVTIPALQRGMARSGRSRADFQVSAPVFVVTGADDAEVAANAVGTRKQIAFYGSTPAYRKVLALHGWDDLHTELHRLSQQGEWDTMGALIDDEVLETFAVVAPISEVAKAIRERCDGVIDRVLVGFPRSIEDDTVAEVLAELRGQPSQ, from the coding sequence ATGGGTGATGGCGCCGACCTCGCGGTCGACGGGGCCGTTTCCAGCCGACTGGCCGACGTCGCGAACGCGGCCGTCACGCTCGAGCGACGTGGGTATGACTGTTGCTGGACAGCCGAAGTCAATCACGACCCGTTTCTTCCGCTGGTGCTGGCCGCCGAACACACGACGCGGATCCAGCTCGGTACCAGCATCGCGGTGGCGTTCGCGCGTAATCCGATGACGGTGGCCAACGTCGGCTGGGATCTGCAGGACTACTCGAAGGGCCGCCTCATGCTCGGGCTCGGCTCGCAGGTGCAGGCGCACATCGAGAAGCGGTTCAGCATGCCGTGGAGCCGACCGGTGGCGCGGATGAGGGAGTTCGTGCTGGCGCTGCACGCGATCTGGGAATGCTGGCGCGACGGCACCAGGCTGCAGTTCGAGGGCGACTTCTACACCCACAAGCTGATGACGCCGATGTTCACTCCCGAGGCCCACTCCTACCCCTTCCCAAAGGTGTTCATCGCCGCCGTCGGGGAAGCGATGACCGAAATGTGCGGTGAGGTCGCCGACGGGGTGCTGGCCCACGCGTTCACCACCAAGCGCTATTTCGAGGAGGTGACCATTCCGGCGCTGCAGCGTGGCATGGCGCGCTCCGGCCGTAGCCGAGCCGACTTCCAGGTGAGCGCACCGGTTTTCGTCGTCACCGGCGCCGACGACGCAGAGGTCGCCGCGAATGCGGTGGGCACCCGCAAGCAGATCGCCTTCTACGGTTCAACCCCGGCCTATCGCAAAGTGCTTGCGTTACACGGCTGGGACGACCTGCACACCGAACTGCACCGGCTGAGCCAGCAGGGGGAGTGGGACACGATGGGCGCGCTGATCGACGACGAGGTGCTGGAGACCTTTGCCGTCGTCGCTCCGATCAGCGAGGTGGCCAAGGCGATCCGGGAACGGTGCGACGGAGTGATCGATCGTGTGCTGGTCGGCTTTCCCCGATCGATCGAGGACGACACCGTCGCCGAGGTGCTGGCGGAACTGCGCGGCCAGCCGAGTCAGTGA
- a CDS encoding molybdopterin-dependent oxidoreductase, protein MAEPARETRALAGIAAAAVALGVTQLLAVGFGPQADARTAVGSVVIDITPGPVKEWAIATFGMADKLVLSVLVLAVIALVAALTATLESRRAPVGSVAIVLAGVAGCVAVLSRPEATLADVVPTLVGTACGVAVLRLLVCGRITDRPADDRADPGRRLSLLALGVLAAGAVTGVAGVVLSRLTSSVSADRDAFVLPRADAAAPPVGPDVQPKGAGDVALPSFITDNDEFYRIDTALTVPQLSRTDWQLTIHGMVDRETTYRFDDLQRFEAIEKLVTLTCVSNPVGGDLIGNAAWSGYRVRDLLAEAGIHPDADMVLSTSVDGFTAGTPVEALTDGRDALLAVGMNGEPLPTEHGYPARLVVPGLYGYVSATKWVVDLEVTRFDRAEAYWTKRGWSARGPIKTQSRIDVPRSGQSLAPGPVTFGGVAWAQHRGIRGVEVRIDGPGGTDGWRQADLGASYSDDTWRLWSFAWQAEPGPHTITVRATDNTGAVQTEQVADPVPDGASGWHTVSFTVT, encoded by the coding sequence ATGGCCGAACCGGCTCGCGAGACGAGGGCGCTGGCGGGGATCGCCGCGGCGGCGGTGGCGCTGGGTGTGACACAACTGCTCGCGGTCGGGTTCGGCCCGCAGGCCGACGCCCGCACCGCGGTCGGATCGGTCGTCATCGACATAACGCCCGGCCCGGTCAAGGAGTGGGCCATCGCGACGTTCGGGATGGCCGACAAGCTGGTGCTTTCGGTGCTGGTGCTGGCGGTGATCGCGCTCGTCGCCGCGCTGACCGCGACGCTGGAGAGCCGCCGCGCACCGGTGGGAAGCGTCGCGATCGTGCTGGCCGGGGTCGCCGGGTGCGTGGCGGTGCTGTCGCGCCCGGAGGCGACGCTCGCCGACGTCGTGCCGACCCTGGTGGGCACCGCATGCGGGGTCGCGGTGCTGCGCCTGCTCGTCTGCGGACGCATCACCGACCGCCCGGCCGACGACCGGGCCGACCCGGGCCGGCGGTTGTCCCTGCTCGCCCTCGGGGTTCTCGCCGCGGGCGCGGTCACCGGGGTGGCCGGAGTGGTGTTGTCGCGCCTGACGTCGTCGGTGTCGGCCGATCGCGACGCCTTCGTGTTACCCCGCGCCGACGCGGCGGCGCCCCCGGTCGGGCCCGACGTGCAGCCCAAAGGCGCCGGGGACGTGGCGTTGCCGTCGTTCATCACCGACAACGACGAGTTCTACCGGATCGACACCGCGCTGACCGTGCCGCAGCTCAGCCGTACCGACTGGCAGCTCACCATCCACGGCATGGTGGACCGCGAAACCACCTACCGGTTCGACGATCTGCAACGCTTCGAGGCGATCGAGAAGCTGGTGACGCTGACGTGCGTGTCCAATCCGGTCGGCGGCGACCTCATCGGCAACGCCGCGTGGAGCGGATATCGGGTGCGAGACCTGCTGGCGGAGGCGGGAATTCATCCCGACGCCGACATGGTGCTGTCGACATCCGTCGACGGGTTCACCGCGGGCACGCCCGTCGAGGCGCTCACCGACGGCCGTGACGCGTTGTTGGCGGTCGGCATGAACGGCGAGCCGCTACCCACCGAGCACGGATATCCTGCCCGCCTCGTCGTGCCCGGACTGTATGGGTACGTGTCGGCCACCAAGTGGGTCGTCGACCTCGAGGTCACCCGGTTCGACCGCGCCGAGGCCTACTGGACGAAGCGCGGCTGGTCGGCGCGCGGTCCCATCAAGACCCAGTCCCGCATCGACGTGCCCCGCAGCGGTCAGAGCCTCGCTCCCGGCCCGGTGACGTTCGGCGGCGTGGCATGGGCGCAGCACCGCGGGATACGCGGCGTCGAGGTCCGCATCGACGGTCCCGGCGGGACCGATGGCTGGCGCCAGGCCGACCTCGGCGCGAGCTACTCCGACGACACCTGGCGGCTGTGGAGCTTTGCGTGGCAGGCCGAGCCGGGCCCGCACACGATCACCGTGCGGGCCACCGACAACACCGGCGCCGTGCAGACCGAGCAGGTCGCCGACCCGGTGCCCGACGGGGCGTCGGGCTGGCACACGGTGTCGTTCACCGTCACTTGA